One Trichormus variabilis 0441 genomic window, GGAATATATTAGGACTCATACTTGATTTTTGAAATACACGTAGGGGAGCCACTGCGTGGGAAGAAGAGTAGTCTGAGCGTCGGGTTCCTATATATATCTAGATAATATTTCTCCAGATAATATCGACTGGTATAGATAACAATTAATTGTATGATTGATATTGTATTATTCATAGACACAAGCCCAATCTAAGTACTGTTTGTCAATAGTATATTTTCACTTACTTAAAACTGCCATATTTTTCCTGAAAAAAAGCTAGGTTCAGTGGGTGTAAATCTTTAGGGAAGCAAGCTACGCCTCAGCATTCCACAAGGAAAGTCAGAGCAAAAATCCTTGCTTTCCAAGATATATAACTAGAAATCCCTCAGTTCTCATCGCATAAATAAAAAAGTCAACAGGTGATTTATGCTTATCAACCAGTTGACTGTTTTATTTGTCATATTTATTGGTGTCTGGACTGGGTGGAAATGATTTGTAGAAGTTACTTAAAGTACTTGAAGTTGCTTGGCCCTGTATAACCTGTGATTTTGGCTAATTCCGAAAGGTTCTGTACTCCACTATAGGTTTGACCATTAATAATCCAAGTGGGGAAACCCTGTATTTTTGCGGCTCGACACAATTCTGGCTGACCCTTGGGACTATCATCAGCACACTCTATCTTAATGTTGTCACTGATGATTTGGTAAGCATCTTTCCCAAAAAGTAGTTTCTGGTCATGGCAGTGAGGACACCAATAAGCCACATATTCCTTAGCACCTACCTTAACTAAATGCTGTGCTAAGGCAATTTCTGCCTCACCGGAAGTAGTATTAATTTCCCAACCAAATTCTGGGTTAGGATTGGTTTTGGGAACAAAAGGTGCTAGTTGTCCAGGAGGTATATTGGCAGAGGTAACATCCGGTTTATTAATACCTGCGTAAACTCCTAGAGTACCAATCAGGGTTACCATACCCACGATCAAAGCAGTAAATAAGATTTGTCCAATATCTTCCCAAGAACGCCCAACAATTGTTAGTACCAAAAGGCTAAGGGAAAATAAAGCCGAACTAATACAATAAAGGCACAGAGCTTTAATTTCAAATGCCAGTAAATACATTAAATAGCCACTAAAAACAGACATGGCGATCGCACCTACCAGCAGTAGCCACCATGTCACGTTTTCTAGTTGTTTGCGGTTGTTGTTTTCTCCACCTTTCCAAACAACAGGTGCTAATGCTAACACCAACATACTGGTGTACGCTAAAAACCCAAACAAGGCTAATGGTTGTCCTAAAATTGTTGCCCAGGGGCTGGAAAGTACGTCAGTACAACTCTTAACACCAGCTTGTGCTACACAAGCTGGGCTACCTCCTGTTAACTTTTCTATAGTTAGATAACCGGTATTGAGAGCGCCAAATCCGGCGATCGCGGCAATTATTAGACGCGACCATTTATGAATCCAAGGAGTAGAACGGCGGCGAATCATAAATTGCGATTGGGTATTAGGGATTGGGGATTAGGGATTGGAGACTAAAAGAATTCCCAGTCACCAGTCCCCAGCACTTACGAATGTATAGTGATTGAGGAAACCGATTTGCTCTCACCTTTAGAGTTCCAACTCCGATGAGCAGCTTCCACAAATTGACTGACGCGAATCGGGTCGATTGGTTGCTCGATTCGACCGTGGCGTTTGAGTGAACTAGAAACAATTACACCGTTGGCAGCCTGCAACAGTGTAGCAATATTTTCCCAACTCGCCCCACTACCAATAAATACGGGTGTGCCATTGGCAGCATCACAAGCTAATTCTAAATCTTCTTGATTGGGGGGACTACCAGTAGCCCAGCCAGACAAAATCACCGCATCTGCCAAACCCCTCTCGATAGTGTCTTTGACCGCCACAGTCAGATTGGGTGAACTCAGTGGTCTAGCGTGCTTGACTAAGACATCAGCCAGGATTTGCACATCACTACCCAATTCTCGCCGATAGCGCAATAATTCATGGGCTTCTCCCTCTATTAATCCTTGGTCTGTCGCCATCACCCCAGTGAGGACGTTGACACGAATAAACTGGGCGCGCACACAGCTAGCGATCGCCATCGCACTTTTGCCATCATTTCGCAACACATTTAAACCGATCGGCAATGTCACCAAATTCTGTATTCTCTGCACGACAACAGTCATGGCGCTAACAACGGCTGGATCAACCTGATTTTTAGTAAACGGCGCATCAAAAAAATTCTCTACAATAATACCGTCCACTCCGCCACTAGCCAGTGCTGTGGCTTCTTGTTCTGCCCGATCAATCACTGCTTTGAGGCTGCCTCCCCAACGGGGTGAGGTAGGCAGTGGGAGCAAATGAACCACGCCAATAATCGGTGTGCGAGTTTTAAATAGTTGATATAAGTCCACGTCTTTAACTATTGTCAGGGATTGGGGATTGGTACTGGGGGTTGGGTAATGGGGATTGGGTAATGGGGATTGGGTATTCAAAAAAATTTTCCCTCATTTCCCTCATCTTTCTTATCTCCCCCATCTTCCTGATCTCCCTCATCCCCAGCCCACATCATTAAATTTCGTTTTATGCAGGATATTTTACTACCTCCTCCTGAAGACAGAATTTGGCGCAAAACTTACCATAAGATATGTTAAGATAAAACCTGGCTACAAGAGGAGTTTGCCACTCACAACACGCAAGGCAGCTTCCCGTGGTTTAGGCACATCACCTGCGATTCATGTAGGTCAAGCCTGATCGTTAGGGTAGCATTACTGCTTTATTGGGCGTAGTCGCAAGTGCGATTTCCCTGAGGGTAGCGACTTCTCACAACCAGCCCTTTGGGCGGCTTCCCGATGGGTAAATTAACAACGCATACGCTGCGGTAATGTAAAATACCAATAGGCGAATTGTTAAAAAACTTAAAAGTGTCAGATTTATCTCAAGACACTAAAAATTACCCTGGGAAACAAACTAATAAAAACATCATAACACGACCTGAAATAGTCAAACTCAGGGTTAAAGGGCAGTTGTTGACCGTGGATGTACCCCACCAGATCGCTGTCAGTCAAGGGTGCGGAGGAAAAAAGCAAAACTATCGCGTTTTGTGTTTAATAACAAGAAAAGACTGGAAGTTTTTTTCAAAATATGGGTGAAAAGCCGACAATAGCAATTTCTCACTTGGGCTGTGAGAAAAATCGAATTGATACAGAACATATGTTAGGCCTGCTGGTAAAAGCAGGTTATGGTGTAGATACAAATGAAGAATTAGCCGACTACGTAATAGTCAACACTTGTAGTTTTATAGAATCAGCTAGGGAAGAATCTGTTAAAACCTTAGTAGAACTCGCAGAAGCCAACAAAAAAATTGTCATTACGGGCTGTATGGCGCAGCACTTCCAAACACAATTATTGGAAGAGTTACCCGAAGCAGTGGCCGTAGTTGGTACAGGAGACTACCATAAAATAGTTAACGTCATTGAGCGAGCAGAGCAAGGCGAACGGGTTACACTAGTTAGCGCCAAGCCAACCTATATCGCCGATGAAACGACCCCACGCTATCGAACTACTACCGAAGGTGTAGCCTACCTGCGAGTAGCCGAAGGGTGTGATTACCGTTGTGCATTTTGCATAATTCCCCACTTACGCGGGAACCAGCGATCGCGTACTATAGAATCTATAGTTGCTGAAGCCGAGCAACTAGTAGCCCAAGGGGTGCAAGAGATCATTCTTATTTCCCAAATCACTACCAACTATGGGTTGGATATTTATGGTAAGCCCAAATTAGCCGAACTATTGCGTGCTTTAGGGAAAATTAATGTACCGTGGATTAGGATGCACTACGCCTATCCCACTGGATTAACCCCGGATGTGATAGCGGCAATTCAAGAAACACCAAACGTCTTACCATATCTAGATTTGCCTCTACAACACTCTCATAGTGAAGTTCTTCGTAGCATGAACCGTCCCTGGCAAGGGCGAGTCAACGATGAAATCATCGAGCGCCTCAAGATAGCCATTCCAGGTGCTGTGTTACGGACAACATTTATAGTGGGCTTCCCTGGAGAAACAGAAGCACAGTTTGAGCATTTACTACAGTTCGTCCAACGGCATGAGTTTGATCATGTAGGTGTTTTCACCTTTTCCGCAGAGGAGGGAACCCCCGCTTACAAGTTATCAAATCAACTGCCCCAAGAGGTGATGGATGAACGCCGCGATCGCCTCATGGCACTCCAGCAACCCATTTCTTGGCGAAAAAATCAGCAGGAAGTCGGCAAAACAGTTGAAGTCCTGATTGAGCAAGAAAATCCTGAAAGTGGGAAATTAATTGGTCGTTCTGGCAGATTTTCTCCAGAAGTTGATGGTCAGGTCTACGTTGATGGCGAGGCGAAGCTAGGAACCATTATCCCTGTGAAAATTCACAGCGCTGATGAGTATGACCTGTTTGGTCAAGTTGTCAGTCATAACTGATAGCCGATCAGTAGTACAACGTTTCGGTTTACAAGTCTAAAAGCAAAAAAGCAAAATCTAGGAGAGTTGATGAACTTATCGTTTCCCGAACTAGGCATTTCCCAAGAACGCGTAGAACACTTAGAAAAACTTGGTTTTACAGCACCAACAAACATTCAAGCCCAAGCCATCCCCCAACTGTTGTCAGGACGTGATGTAGTTGGTCAATCACAAACAGGTACAGGTAAAACAGCAGCATTTTCACTGCCAATTTTAGAGCGGTTAGATCCTCAACAAAAAGCAGTACAAGCCATAGTTTTAACCCCAACCCGCGAATTAGCAATTCAAGTCCACGATGCAATGGCTCAATTCATTGGTAACAGTGGATTACGGACTTTAGCAATTTACGGTGGTCAATCAATTGACCGTCAAATGCTGCAACTCAAACGCGGCGTGCATATCGTTGTCGGTACACCAGGGCGGGTAATTGACTTGCTAGAACGGGGTAACCTGAAGCTAGATCAAGTCAAGTGGTTTGTCTTAGATGAAGCCGATGAAATGTTGAGCATGGGCTTTATTGACGATGTAGAGAAAATTCTTTCTCAAGCACCCCAAGAGCGTCAGACAGCTTTATTCTCAGCTACCATGCCACCATCAATTCGGATGTTGGTCAACAAGTTTTTGCGATCGCCCGTCACAGTCACCGTCGAGCAGCCAAAAGCCACCCCCAATAAAATCAATCAGGTAGCTTATCTCATCCCCCGTCACTGGACAAAAGCCAGAGCCTTACAGCCAATTCTGGAAATGGAAGACCCAGAAACAGCTTTAATCTTTGTCCGCACCAGACGTACAGCCGCCGAACTCACCAGCCAACTGCAAGCAGCCGGTCACAGTGTAGATGAATATCATGGTGACTTGTCTCAACAAGCACGGGAACGGTTATTAACTCGGTTCCGTAGTCGTCAAGTGCGCTGGGTAGTAGCAACCGACATTGCTGCACGCGGTTTAGATGTCGATCAACTATCTCACGTAATCAACTACGACCTACCCGATAGCGTCGAAACCTACGTCCACCGGATCGGTCGTACTGGTCGTGCTGGTAAAGAAGGTACAGCAATTACCTTAGTGCAACCATTTGAGCGTCGCAAACAGCAAATTTTTGAACGCCATGTCCGCCAAAATTGGCAATTGCTTTCCATTCCCACACGGGCGCAAATCGAAGCACGCCACATCCTGAAATTGCAAGAGCAAGTCAGAGAAGCCTTAGCTGGTGAGCGTTTAGCTTCCTTCTTGCCCATTGTCAGCGAATTGATCGAAAAATATGATGCTCAAGCGATCGCCGCAGCCGCACTACAAATCGCTTACGATCAAACTCGTCCCGCTTGGTTAAGCACGGATGCCGAAATCCCTGAAGAAGTCGCATCCACTCCCAAACCTAAACTAGGCGGCAAACGTCGTGAGTTTTCCGGTGACAGAGGTCGTTCCAACTGGAACAAATCAGACAATAACAACAGCGACGACGAAAGACGCGGTACTCCCAAACCAAAATTACGGACTAGCCGTCGTGAAACTTCCGCTACACCTAGCAATCCTAAGTTGGGTTCACCTGCTGCGAGAGAATCAGCTTCTTAGTCATTAGTCATCAGACTTTGGACTTAGCTAACATAGCTAACTGTTTTGATCAGCTTGTAGGAACATAGATATAAATGGATTATTTCTCATCTTATGTTCACAATCTCAGACTTAGAGCAGCTACAAGCTGAACATCCAGAATGGCAGATGGAACTGGTGGACGGAAGTATTTTGGTTATGGGGCCATCAGATTATATTTCAGAAGAAATAGGCGTAGAGTTTGCACGGCAACTAGCTAATTGGGTTCGCCCACGTAAGTTAGGACGGGTAACTGGTTCTAGCGCTGGTTTTATTCTGCCTAGACTGGAAACGGAAAATGGCATCGAAGCTGATATAGAAAAGCGAAATCTCCGCGCTCCTGATGTATCTTTTGTGCGTGCGGAGAGACTAAAAATTAGCAAGCGTGATTTTGTGGAATTAGTCCCTGATTTGATGGTAGAAATTAAATCTAAATCAGACCACATCAAGCCACTGGAAGAAAAAATTCAATTATTTTTACAACTAGGATGTACGGTGGGGATTCTCATCGACCCAGATAAATTAACATTAACCGTTTACAGAATTAATCAAGAGCCAGTAATTTTACAAAATAACGATAAATTGACATTACCTGATTTACTTCCAGGCTGGGAGTTAACGGTATCAGAAATTTGGCCGCCTGTGTTTGAGTGAGAAACCAGAGGTTAGAGACTAGAGATTAGGGATTAGAAGTAGCAGCAGAGGTACGGGAAGAAATTCAACCCAATCCCCAATCCCCAATCCCCAATCCCCAATCCCCAACCACTATTTCCAAGGACGACTAACTTTTTCTAACTCCTGAACTTCCTCATCATTTAATCTCCAACCCAAAGCGCCCGCATTTTGTCTGACCTGCTGGGCGGTTTTGACTCCAGCAATGGGAATCACATTACCTTGAGCGATTAACCAGTTTAGGGCAACTTGAGCAGGAGTGCGATCGTATTTTTCCCCTAAGCTGCGTAGTAAAGATATCACTGGTGCGATTTTTTGCAATCCCTCTTTTTTAAATCTTGGGTCTATACTTCTAGCACCAGTCGGAACTTCGGCACTTTCAGCAGAATATTTTCCTGTAAGTAAACCTTGCGCTAAAGGGCTATATGCCAAAATAGTTACATCTAGCTCACGGGCAGTTGCTACAATGCCCTCAGTTTCTATTTGGCGACTTAGTAAAGAATAGCGGACTTGGTTTACCGCCAAAGGCACACCCCTAGATGCTAATATTTGGTGAGCTTGGCGCATTTGCGACGCTGAGTAATTACTCACACCCACAGCAGCAATTCTCCCCCGCTTCACTTCATCGGCTAGGGTGTTCATTAAAGTTTCTTGACTTAACAAAAAAGTAAATGGCCAATGCACCTGATACAAGTCCACACGCTCAAGTTGCAGGCGTTTGAGGCTGTCTGTGATGGCATCAGAGACAGACTGACCTGAAAATCGCCAAGGTAAGGGGCCAAATTTTGTGGCAATTTGTACAGGTTTTTTTACCTGTTTTACAAATTGCCCTAATAATTCTTCTGATAGTCCTAGTCCGTAAACTTCTGCTGTGTCAAAAAAGGTAACACCAGCTTCTAAAGCGGTGGTGAATGCTTCTTGTAACTGTTCGGAGCCGTAGCCATTGCCATAATTCCAAAACAGTTTATCACCCCAAGCCCAAGTTCCAATACAAAGTGGTGTAACGGTAGGGCCATTTTTCCCTAAGGTAATTGTTTCCACGATCGCCAGATTTAATTTAGTTACATTTCTTTACTGTTTTAGTGTAACGCTGGCAAAGTGAAAGGTGTGGGGGTTTAGGGGTGTAAGGGTTTAGGGTGATGAGGCTATTACTCTTGCACCCTTTGGCCTTAAGCTACCTGAAAATTATCAGCTTCCTCCACTAGCTCATAACCATGAGTTAGCTTTTCAGTGGCTTTGTCAATCAAATCTAAACCTTGTTGGACTGTTTCAATTACGCTTAATTGTCCACGCAACTCAGCCGCACCGACAAAACCTTTAGCATACCAAGTCATGTGCTTGCGGGCTTGACGGACACCGCGATCGCCTTTATATTCCCATAAGGCTTGTAAGTGATCTCTAGCACATTCCAAACGTTGAATTGGGGTTGGTGCTGTCAGGAGTTCACCAGTCTTTAAGAAATGGTCAATTTCCCCCACCAAAAACGGATAACCTAAAGTCCCACGGGAACACATCACACCATCAGCACCCGTTTCTTCTAAACATTTCACCGCCGATTCTACGGAAAATATATCGCCATTACCAATCACGGGGATGGAAAGTATTTCTTTGACACGGGCTATCCATTCCCAACGGGCATTGCCATTGTAACCTTGAGCGCGGGTACGTCCATGCACCGTAATCATTTGCGCTCCAGCGTCTTCCATGCGCTTGGCAAAATCGAGAATGGTAATTTCTCTGTCATTCCAGCCAATCCGGGTTTTGACAGTGACCGGCACATTAACAGCTTTTACTACTTCCCGTACAATGGCTTCTGCAACTTCCGGCTGTCGTAGTAAAGAAGAACCTCCGCCGTTTTTGGTAATTTTATTTACCGGACACCCCATATTGATATCAATCGTATCAGCGCCTTCCGCAACGGCTTTGATTGCTGCTTCTGCCAAAAAATCGGGACGACAGTCAAACAACTGAATACTGATTGGTCGCTCGTTGGGGTCTACTTCCATAATTTTTGGTAACTGCTGGACGTAGTGTAAACCCGTAGCATTCACCATTTCTGTATACATCATCGAATCGGGTGCATAGCGACGTACTAGACGGCGAAACACCATATCTGTCACCCCCGACAAAGGCGACTGAAGAACACGGCTTTTAACTACAAACGAGCCGATGTTTAGGGGTTGGGAAAGTCTAGCTTTGAGGTTGGGGGACAGAGTAACCATAGAGGCAATTGAAAATACCAAATCAATCTTAACTGTTGACTGTTGACTGTTAACTGTTGAATGTTAAAAGTTGACGCTCATCAGTCATTAGCTCAATACACTTGTGCATCTGCTGACGCATTGTATCAACGTCAGCATGAAAGCGTCGTCCATGCCCTGGTAATACCCACTCAAATGAGTAATCAGCTAATCGGCGCATCGACTTAATTTGTTCTGCCCAAGAATACCAGCATACATCATGAAATGCGGTCAATTGTTGCCGAGTTTCCGACCATGCAAGATGATCACCCGTAAACAAGAACTTGTTTTTGTATAGTAAAACGGTGTGTCCTTTAGTATGTCCAGGAACGGGAATAATTAATACATCTGCTTGTAAAGTAAATGGTTCAGAACCAGTTAATTGGATTTCTAAATTCCGAGTTCCCTCAGAAATTTCATCGATGTGCAAGATACGCTGACACTGAAAATGTTCAGCAAACTTTTGATGATCAGCTACATCATCCTGATGAGTTAAATACATAAATTTAATTCCCCCTATCTCCTCTATTCGTTTTACTAGAGGCGGTGTAAATCGAGGAGAATCTACTAAAATATTTCCCTCTGGAAGTTGAATTAAATAGCTGGCAGCACCATAGGATTTTTCCGAATGATAGCCACAGTGATAAATATTCTCAGCCACTAAAAGGGGAAAACTTTCCTGGGCAACTTTGATATCTTTGGGTTTTTCAACGGTGCCAATAGAACTTGTAGGACAAGATAAAAGTGCTTGCAATGCTGCTAATCTTTCTGTTTCGTTTGTTGGTTGATGATATACTGCCGACATTTCATCAACACGATGAAAAACTTCTGGTGTCATCCAGCGACAGGTATCACAATCA contains:
- a CDS encoding vitamin K epoxide reductase family protein, translating into MIRRRSTPWIHKWSRLIIAAIAGFGALNTGYLTIEKLTGGSPACVAQAGVKSCTDVLSSPWATILGQPLALFGFLAYTSMLVLALAPVVWKGGENNNRKQLENVTWWLLLVGAIAMSVFSGYLMYLLAFEIKALCLYCISSALFSLSLLVLTIVGRSWEDIGQILFTALIVGMVTLIGTLGVYAGINKPDVTSANIPPGQLAPFVPKTNPNPEFGWEINTTSGEAEIALAQHLVKVGAKEYVAYWCPHCHDQKLLFGKDAYQIISDNIKIECADDSPKGQPELCRAAKIQGFPTWIINGQTYSGVQNLSELAKITGYTGPSNFKYFK
- the btpA gene encoding photosystem I biogenesis protein BtpA, whose protein sequence is MDLYQLFKTRTPIIGVVHLLPLPTSPRWGGSLKAVIDRAEQEATALASGGVDGIIVENFFDAPFTKNQVDPAVVSAMTVVVQRIQNLVTLPIGLNVLRNDGKSAMAIASCVRAQFIRVNVLTGVMATDQGLIEGEAHELLRYRRELGSDVQILADVLVKHARPLSSPNLTVAVKDTIERGLADAVILSGWATGSPPNQEDLELACDAANGTPVFIGSGASWENIATLLQAANGVIVSSSLKRHGRIEQPIDPIRVSQFVEAAHRSWNSKGESKSVSSITIHS
- the rimO gene encoding 30S ribosomal protein S12 methylthiotransferase RimO, with protein sequence MGEKPTIAISHLGCEKNRIDTEHMLGLLVKAGYGVDTNEELADYVIVNTCSFIESAREESVKTLVELAEANKKIVITGCMAQHFQTQLLEELPEAVAVVGTGDYHKIVNVIERAEQGERVTLVSAKPTYIADETTPRYRTTTEGVAYLRVAEGCDYRCAFCIIPHLRGNQRSRTIESIVAEAEQLVAQGVQEIILISQITTNYGLDIYGKPKLAELLRALGKINVPWIRMHYAYPTGLTPDVIAAIQETPNVLPYLDLPLQHSHSEVLRSMNRPWQGRVNDEIIERLKIAIPGAVLRTTFIVGFPGETEAQFEHLLQFVQRHEFDHVGVFTFSAEEGTPAYKLSNQLPQEVMDERRDRLMALQQPISWRKNQQEVGKTVEVLIEQENPESGKLIGRSGRFSPEVDGQVYVDGEAKLGTIIPVKIHSADEYDLFGQVVSHN
- a CDS encoding DEAD/DEAH box helicase translates to MNLSFPELGISQERVEHLEKLGFTAPTNIQAQAIPQLLSGRDVVGQSQTGTGKTAAFSLPILERLDPQQKAVQAIVLTPTRELAIQVHDAMAQFIGNSGLRTLAIYGGQSIDRQMLQLKRGVHIVVGTPGRVIDLLERGNLKLDQVKWFVLDEADEMLSMGFIDDVEKILSQAPQERQTALFSATMPPSIRMLVNKFLRSPVTVTVEQPKATPNKINQVAYLIPRHWTKARALQPILEMEDPETALIFVRTRRTAAELTSQLQAAGHSVDEYHGDLSQQARERLLTRFRSRQVRWVVATDIAARGLDVDQLSHVINYDLPDSVETYVHRIGRTGRAGKEGTAITLVQPFERRKQQIFERHVRQNWQLLSIPTRAQIEARHILKLQEQVREALAGERLASFLPIVSELIEKYDAQAIAAAALQIAYDQTRPAWLSTDAEIPEEVASTPKPKLGGKRREFSGDRGRSNWNKSDNNNSDDERRGTPKPKLRTSRRETSATPSNPKLGSPAARESAS
- a CDS encoding Uma2 family endonuclease is translated as MFTISDLEQLQAEHPEWQMELVDGSILVMGPSDYISEEIGVEFARQLANWVRPRKLGRVTGSSAGFILPRLETENGIEADIEKRNLRAPDVSFVRAERLKISKRDFVELVPDLMVEIKSKSDHIKPLEEKIQLFLQLGCTVGILIDPDKLTLTVYRINQEPVILQNNDKLTLPDLLPGWELTVSEIWPPVFE
- a CDS encoding aldo/keto reductase, whose protein sequence is METITLGKNGPTVTPLCIGTWAWGDKLFWNYGNGYGSEQLQEAFTTALEAGVTFFDTAEVYGLGLSEELLGQFVKQVKKPVQIATKFGPLPWRFSGQSVSDAITDSLKRLQLERVDLYQVHWPFTFLLSQETLMNTLADEVKRGRIAAVGVSNYSASQMRQAHQILASRGVPLAVNQVRYSLLSRQIETEGIVATARELDVTILAYSPLAQGLLTGKYSAESAEVPTGARSIDPRFKKEGLQKIAPVISLLRSLGEKYDRTPAQVALNWLIAQGNVIPIAGVKTAQQVRQNAGALGWRLNDEEVQELEKVSRPWK
- the dusB gene encoding tRNA dihydrouridine synthase DusB, translated to MVTLSPNLKARLSQPLNIGSFVVKSRVLQSPLSGVTDMVFRRLVRRYAPDSMMYTEMVNATGLHYVQQLPKIMEVDPNERPISIQLFDCRPDFLAEAAIKAVAEGADTIDINMGCPVNKITKNGGGSSLLRQPEVAEAIVREVVKAVNVPVTVKTRIGWNDREITILDFAKRMEDAGAQMITVHGRTRAQGYNGNARWEWIARVKEILSIPVIGNGDIFSVESAVKCLEETGADGVMCSRGTLGYPFLVGEIDHFLKTGELLTAPTPIQRLECARDHLQALWEYKGDRGVRQARKHMTWYAKGFVGAAELRGQLSVIETVQQGLDLIDKATEKLTHGYELVEEADNFQVA
- a CDS encoding MBL fold metallo-hydrolase; translation: MAHVNLRRPQNTNGDFYVDTTCIDCDTCRWMTPEVFHRVDEMSAVYHQPTNETERLAALQALLSCPTSSIGTVEKPKDIKVAQESFPLLVAENIYHCGYHSEKSYGAASYLIQLPEGNILVDSPRFTPPLVKRIEEIGGIKFMYLTHQDDVADHQKFAEHFQCQRILHIDEISEGTRNLEIQLTGSEPFTLQADVLIIPVPGHTKGHTVLLYKNKFLFTGDHLAWSETRQQLTAFHDVCWYSWAEQIKSMRRLADYSFEWVLPGHGRRFHADVDTMRQQMHKCIELMTDERQLLTFNS